In Cololabis saira isolate AMF1-May2022 chromosome 14, fColSai1.1, whole genome shotgun sequence, a single genomic region encodes these proteins:
- the LOC133459789 gene encoding A-kinase anchor protein 10, mitochondrial-like, whose amino-acid sequence MSFFKRRGNKSKEPERVTDAKVNRAPVGPHSPSLALRNHNAIQEAAGPSHVAINAISANMDSFARGRTAILKKQPSHMEAAHFGDLGHSSVNYQPEETRSRLSKTVDQVLRDSVAMPHYMHFMERRGADHIVRFWLEAERFRSSSWSRVRAHSLNSVKHSSLAEPLPVSPDGSELPNIAQNAPGALAQHNTGEGQMAASKQREPSSTEAGLRPNMPRAETPSRQNPSRTGTPSKGQTNSTLREISDKLMKSIEKDAVTIFTKYISPDAVKPIPITEQMRNDIVAKICGEDGMVDPNCFVIAQSVAFSVMDQQHFSEFLRSHNFCKYQIEVLTSGSVFLADILFCESALFYFSEFMEKEEAMNVLQFWIAADNFQNQLAAKKGQYDGQEAQNDAMILYDKYFSLQATNPLGFGDSVRMEIESNICREGGPLPDCFTTPLRQAWTTMEKVYLPGFLSSNLYYKYLSDLINSVRADEFVNVSTQSQAGPADHDRAGSNASEGSQTQQGAKKAAIKILKNFDEAITVDVSSLDPESLYQRPYAGKMTFGKVNELGQFIREAEPEPDVKKSKGSMFSQAMKKWVQGNSDEAQEEMAWQIAKMIVNDVVHQSNHDSPGKATKL is encoded by the exons GCAACAAAAGCAAAGAACCTGAGAGAGTGACAGATGCTAAAGTCAACAGAG CTCCAGTGGGTCCTCATTCTCCATCACTAGCACTAAGGAACCATAATGCCATCCAGGAAGCTGCAGGGCCCAGCCATGTGGCCATCAATGCCATATCTGCCAACATGGACTCGTTTGCCCGTGGCCGCACCGCCATTCTCAAAAAACAGCCGAGCCACATGGAGGCCGCGCACTTCGGAGACCTCG GTCATTCCAGTGTGAACTATCAGCCCGAGGAGACTCGCTCTCGCCTGTCGAAGACGGTTGACCAGGTCCTTCGGGACAGTGTGGCAATGCCCCACTACATGCACTTCATGGAGCGCCGGGGCGCAGATCACATAGTACGGTTCTGGCTGGAGGCTGAGCGTTTCCGCTCCAGCAGCTGGTCACGTGTCCGAGCGCACAGCCTCAACTCTGTGAAGCACAGCTCGTTGGCGGAGCCTCTCCCCGTCTCTCCAGATGGCTCGGAGCTCCCAAACATTGCCCAGAACGCACCCGGCGCCCTCGCCCAGCACAATACCGGCGAAGGCCAGATGGCAGCGTCCAAGCAGCGGGAGCCTTCCAGCACAGAAGCGGGCCTGAGACCCAACATGCCCCGAGCAGAAACCCCTAGTAGGCAGAATCCGTCCAGAACAGGGACTCCCAGCAAGGGGCAGACGAACAGCACTCTGAGAGAAATCTCTGACAAACTCATGAAAA GTATAGAAAAGGATGCTGTGACTATCTTCACCAAGTACATCTCTCCAGACGCTGTGAAACCCATTCCCATCACAGAACAAATGAGAAATGACATAGTTG CTAAGATATGTGGAGAAGATGGCATGGTGGACCCAAACTGCTTTGTCATTGCACAGTCGGTAGCCTTCAGCGTAATGGATCAACA GCACTTTAGTGAATTCCTGCGGAGCCATAATTTCTGTAAATACCAGATTGAAGTGTTGACTAGTGGCTCTGTATTCCTGGCTGACATCTTATTCTGTGAGTCGGCTCTCTTCTACTTCTCAGAG TTCATGGAGAAGGAAGAGGCTATGAATGTACTGCAGTTCTGGATAGCGGCGGACAACTTCCAGAACCAGCTGGCAGCTAAAAAGGGGCAGTATGATGGCCAGGAGGCTCAAAATGATGCCATGATCCTTTACGACAA GTATTTCTCACTCCAGGCTACCAACCCTCTGGGCTTCGGTGACTCTGTGCGGATGGAGATAGAGTCAAATATCTGCAGAGAGGGGGGGCCTCTTCCGGACTGCTTTACCACTCCACTCAGACAGGCCTGGACAACCATGGAGAAG GTCTACTTACCCGGCTTCCTGTCGAGCAACCTTTACTACAAATACCTGAGTGACCTCATCAATTCAGTGCGAGCAGATGAGTTTGTGAATGTCAGCACTCAGAGCCAGGCCGGGCCCGCGGACCATGACCGCGCCGGCTCAAATGCCAGCGAGGGCTCGCAGACTCAG CAAGGTGCCAAGAAAGCAGCGATCAAGATCCTGAAAAACTTTGACGAGGCGATCACAGTGGACGTTTCCAGTCTGGACCCCGAGTCCTTGTACCAGCGACCATATGCCGG AAAGATGACTTTTGGGAAGGTTAATGAATTGGGCCAGTTTATCAGGGAGGCAGAGCCGGAGCCGGACGTGAAGAAATCTAAAG GTTCCATGTTTTCTCAAGCCATGAAGAAATGGGTCCAGGGAAACTCTGATGAG GCTCAGGAAGAGATGGCATGGCAGATTGCAAAGATGATTGTCAACGATGTTGTCCATCAGTCAAACCATGACAGTCCAGGCAAAGCCACTAAG TTATGA